The Gouania willdenowi chromosome 3, fGouWil2.1, whole genome shotgun sequence genome includes a region encoding these proteins:
- the LOC114479860 gene encoding zinc finger protein 501-like encodes MEQFKALSPLSESERNNVEQLLPEVLHIKEEPEMISEGQEEKQLCVQQETNSAVCPVKCEDEEEKPQTSQLHWRHIAEMNMKEEPSTCSLNEFMKRQTVGINNKEPEAAQDPDPSSLVLQGPDGTETDSTQTEYSSDDDDDEGCWQKPLSESEAEADFDSTRKNGEMGCKDSKTRTNSFQHICSKKKIQVKMTSDCVGGKKASLSATSKLRIHTGEKPFKCDVCSKHFYNKVDLKRHMRIHTGEKPFKCDVCSKHFYNKVDLNRHMRIHTGEKPFKCDVCSRCFTRSDSLQSHLRIHTGEKPFKCGVCNKCFNHKANLQSHRRIHTGEKPFKCGVCSKCYIDKAHLKRHMRSHTDKKKFKCDVSPKSF; translated from the coding sequence ATGGAGCAGTTCAAAGCCTTATCACCACTGTCTGAGAGTGAGAGGAACaatgtggagcagctgctcccagaggttctccacataaaggaggaaccagagatgatcagtgaaggtcaggaggaaaagcagctttgtgtgcagcaggagacaaacagtgctgtttgtcctgttaaatgtgaagatgaagaggagaagcctcagacctcccagctacactggagacatATAGCAGAAATGAACATGAAGGAGGAACCTTCGACCTGCAGTTTAAATGAATTCATGAAAAGACAAACTGTGGGAATTAACAACAAAGAACCAGAAGCAGCCCAGGACCCAGATCCAAGCAGTTTAGTATTGcaaggtcctgatggaacaGAAACAGACTCGACTCAGACTGAATATagtagtgatgatgatgatgatgaaggctgttggcagaaacctctgtcagagtctgaagctgaagctgactttgactccaccaggaaaaatggtgaaatgggatgtAAAGATTCCAAAACACGGACTaattcatttcaacacatttgttCAAAGAAGAAGATTCAGGTAAAAATGACATCTGATTGTGTGGGTGGTAAGAAAGCATCACTCAGTGCAACTTCAAaactgagaatccacacaggagagaaaccattcaaatgtgatgtttgtagtaaacatttttacaataagGTAGACCTTAAGCGGCACATGAggatccacacaggagagaaaccattcaaatgtgatgtttgtagtaaacatttttacaacaaggTAGATCTTAAtcgacacatgagaatccacactggagagaaaccattcaaatgtgatgtttgtagtaggTGTTTCACCCGTAGTGATTCCCTGCAGTCACActtgagaatccacacaggagagaagcCATTCAAATGTGgtgtttgtaataaatgttttaaccaCAAGGCCAACCTGCAGTCACACAGGAGAatccacactggagagaaaccattcaaatgtggtgtttgtagtaaatgttatATTGATAAGGCCCACCTTAAGCGACACATGAGAAGCcacactgacaaaaaaaaattcaaatgtgatgtttctCCGAAATCTTTTTAA